The Aspergillus chevalieri M1 DNA, chromosome 5, nearly complete sequence genome includes a region encoding these proteins:
- a CDS encoding uncharacterized protein (COG:Z;~EggNog:ENOG410QEDU;~InterPro:IPR000845,IPR011990,IPR035994,IPR027417, IPR019734;~PFAM:PF13374,PF01048,PF13176,PF13181,PF13424, PF07721;~SECRETED:SignalP(1-26);~antiSMASH:Cluster_5.1;~go_function: GO:0003824 - catalytic activity [Evidence IEA];~go_function: GO:0005515 - protein binding [Evidence IEA];~go_process: GO:0009116 - nucleoside metabolic process [Evidence IEA]), with the protein MRPKSRNDFAIAIICALPLEADAVEALFDETYDRLGKHYGKQPGDVNVYINGRIGRHHVVLCYLPGMGKGSAASVASSLQVSYTGIQLALVVGICGGAPPPPKYDEIFFSDIIISDTVMEYDFGRQYPGGFQRKTGVKDTLGRPDREIRTLLKSLQAYNSRIEFQNQVLQYLHTLQQAGTRWQHPDVDDVLFKASYLHKHHGETSSVKCCCLESNVLDSICHDALEKNCKDLRCDNDQVIRRREPIKAANISVHIGTIGSADKVMKSGQHRDAISRKEEIIGFEMEGAGVWDNAPCVVIKGVCDYADSHKSKAWQAYAAATGASAAKAFLEYWRPVNHEDASKNRHLMIPFGRNPRFVGRHDENHKLEDLISMPDGAKKIAITGLGGVGKTQAVEQAFRGIAQVIGIQDVKPAEIKECIKAYFSQIDRKWLLIFDNADDLDMWMKGSSTASALKDFLPYNTQGHIIFTTRNRKLAVKLASSDVVHVRELDEKAGMEYLERSLIEESLLHNHHAMITLLEQLTFLPLAVTQAAAYMNGNGIGVSDYLLLLQEQEADVVELLSEDFGDDGRYKDAQNPVAITWLISFYQIQKLDKLASDYLSHMACVDPRNIPESFLPQPTSKKKMIDALGLLSAYSFITIQPGNGSITLHRLVHLATRNWMKKADQFTLYIRKTADRLSETFPHNDHTNRQLWREYLPHALFLLGANEFQENQEQYVDYIENVGTCLDSDGRYKEAEKLLVQVMEIRKQVLGPEHPSILTSMANLASTYRNQGRWKEAEELQLQVMETWKQVLGPEHPSTLTSMANLASTYRDQGRWKEAEELFLQGMETLKQVLGPEHPSTLTRMANLTSTYWNQGQGRWKEAEELLMQVMETWKQVLGPEHPDTLNGMHNLASTYWNQGRWKEAEELFLQVIKTRKQVLGPEHPDTLTSMHNLVTGSE; encoded by the exons ATGCGCCCAAAAAGCCGGAATGATTTTGCGATTGCGATTATCTGCGCCCTTCCCCTTGAGGCTGATGCCGTTGAAGCCCTCTTTGATGAAACGTACGATCGGTTAGGCAAACACTATGGCAAACAACCAGGCGATGTGAATGTGTATATCAATGGAAGAATTGGCAGGCATCATGTGGTCCTGTGCTACTTGCCAGGCATGGGAAAAGGAAGCGCCGCAAGTGTTGCCTCAAGCCTACAGGTCAGCTACACTGGCATCCAGCTCGCTTTAGTTGTTGGCATCTGTGGTGGTgctccaccaccaccgaagTATGATGAGATATTCTTCAGTGATATTATCATCAGTGACACTGTGATGGAATACGACTTTGGCCGACAATACCCTGGCGGTTTCCAACGAAAGACTGGTGTCAAGGACACACTTGGCAGGCCAGATCGAGAAATTCGGACTCTCCTTAAGAGCCTTCAGGCTTACAATTCCCGCATTGAATTTCAGAACCAGGTACTCCAGTATCTTCACACACTTCAGCAAGCGGGGACAAGGTGGCAACATCCTGATGTTGATGATGTTCTTTTCAAGGCTTCTTATCTTCACAAGCATCATGGGGAGACTTCTTCTGTCAAATGTTGCTGTTTGGAGAGTAATGTACTGGATAGTATTTGCCATGACGCCTTGGAGAAAAATTGCAAAGATCTTAGATGTGACAATGATCAAGTAATTCGTCGTCGAGAGCCCATCAAGGCAGCTAATATCTCTGTACATATTGGAACGATCGGCTCGGCTGATAAAGTGATGAAATCAGGACAACACCGTGATGCCATAAGCAGAAAGGAGGAGATCATTGGGTTTGAGATGGAGGGGGCAGGAGTGTGGGATAATGCTCCATGTGTTGTTATCAAAGGTGTGTGTGACTATGCAGACAGCCACAAGAGCAAAGCATGGCAAGCATATGCAGCAGCAACTGGAGCCTCAGCGGCAAAAGCTTTCTTGGAGTACTGGAGGCCTGTAAACCATGAAG ATGCGAGCAAAAACCGTCACTTAATGATTCCCTTTGGAAGAAATCCACGTTTTGTGGGCCGCCACGATGAAAACCATAAATTAGAGGATTTGATCTCCATGCCTGACGGAGCAAAAAAGATTGCCATTACTGGGCTAGGAGGAGTTGGGAAGACACAG GCTGTTGAGCAGGCCTTCAGAGGAATTGCACAGGTGATAGGGATCCAAGATGTGAAGCCAGCGGAGATTAAAGAGTGTATCAAGGCTTACTTTAGCCAAATAGACAGGAAGTGGCTTCTGATCTTCGACAACGCGGATGATTTGGACATGTGGATGAAAGGCAGCAGTACAGCCTCAGCATTAAAGGACTTCCTTCCTTATAACACCCAAGGTCATATTATCTTCACCACTCGCAATCGAAAGTTAGCCGTGAAACTGGCATCGTCTGATGTGGTACATGTTCGCGAACTCGATGAAAAGGCTGGCATGGAATATCTGGAAAGGTCCCTGATTGAAGAAAGCCTGCTTCACAATCATCATGCTATGATTACCCTTCTTGAACAGCTTACCTTCCTTCCATTAGCTGTTACCCAAGCTGCAGCATACATGAACGGAAACGGGATAGGAGTGTCTGATtatttgctgcttcttcaaGAACAGGAGGCAGATGTTGTGGAGCTACTAAGTGAGGATTTTGGTGATGATGGACGCTACAAGGATGCCCAGAACCCAGTAGCCATAACATGGCTGATATCCTTTTATCAGATTCAGAAACTTGATAAACTTGCTTCTGACTATCTATCACACATGGCTTGTGTTGATCCACGCAATATCCCGGAATCCTTCCTTCCACAGCCGAcatcaaaaaagaaaatgatTGACGCTCTTGGGCTTCTAAGTGCATATTCTTTCATTACTATTCAACCTGGAAATGGGTCCATAACTCTACATCGCCTGGTGCATCTGGCAACTCGGAACTGGATGAAAAAGGCAGATCAATTTACACTCTATATAAGAAAAACAGCAGACCGATTGAGCGAGACATTCCCCCATAATGATCATACCAACCGACAGCTGTGGAGGGAATACCTGCCCCATGCGCTATTTTTATTGGGGGCAAATGAGTTTCAAGAAAATCAAGAGCAGTATGTTGACTACATAGAGAATGTGGGGACCTGCTTGGATAGCGATGGGAGATacaaagaagcagaaaagCTGTTAGTGCAGGTGATGGAGATCCGAAAACAGGTGCTAGGACCAGAGCATCCTTCCATTCTGACCAGCATGGCCAACCTCGCATCAACATACCGGAACCAAGGACGATGGAAGGAGGCAGAAGAGCTACAGCTGCAGGTGATGGAGACCTGGAAACAGGTGCTAGGGCCAGAGCATCCCTCCACTCTGACCAGCATGGCCAACCTCGCATCAACATACCGAGACCAAGGACGATGGAAGGAGGCAGAAGAGCTGTTCTTGCAGGGGATGGAGACCTTGAAACAGGTGCTAGGGCCAGAGCATCCCTCCACTCTGACCAGAATGGCCAACCTCACATCAACATACTGGAATCAAGGACAAGGACGATGGAAGGAGGCAGAAGAGCTGCTCATGCAGGTGATGGAGACCTGGAAACAGGTGCTAGGGCCAGAGCATCCTGATACTCTGAACGGCATGCACAACCTCGCATCAACATACTGGAATCAAGGACGATGGAAGGAGGCAGAAGAGCTGTTCTTGCAGGTGATCAAGACCCGAAAACAGGTGCTGGGGCCAGAGCATCCTGATACTCTGACCAGCATGCACAAccttgtcacgggctcggaatag